The Oncorhynchus keta strain PuntledgeMale-10-30-2019 chromosome 17, Oket_V2, whole genome shotgun sequence genome has a window encoding:
- the gpia gene encoding glucose-6-phosphate isomerase a, with translation MGLSSDPHFQKLEQWYKSKAGNLNMRDMFEADKDRFSKFSTTLETDDGDILLDYSKNLVNEEVMRMLLAMAKSRGVEEARDKMFSGEKINFTEGRAVLHIALRNRSNTPINVDGQDVMPEVNRVLDKMKAFCHKVRSGEWKGFSGKAITDVVNIGIGGSDLGPLMVTEALKPYSKGGPNVWFVSNIDGTHMAKTLAQLNAETTLFIIASKTFTTQETITNAESARDWFLQTANDQSTVAKHFVALSTNAPKVQAFGIDTNNMFEFWDWVGGRYSLWSAIGLSIALHIGFENFEQLLAGAHWMDNHFRSTPIEQNVPVLLAVLGVWYINFFQAETHAMLPYDQYMHRFAAYFQQGDMESNGKYITKDGARVNYHTGPIVWGEPGTNGQHAFYQLIHQGTRMIPADFLIPAQTQHPIRDSLHHKILMANFLAQTEALMKGKTSDEARKELEATGLGGAELEQLLPHKVFQGNKPSNSIVFKKLSPFMLGALVAMYEHKIFVQGVIWNINSYDQWGVELGKQLAKAIEPELRDSSEVHTHDSSTNGLINFLKKNSA, from the exons ATGGGGCTTTCAAGTGATCCACATTTCCAGAAACTTGAACAATGGTACAAATCCAAAGCTGGGAACCTCAACATGAGGGACATGTTTGAGGCTGACAAGGATAGATTCAGCAAATTTAG CACAACCCTTGAGACAGACGATGGAGACATCCTGCTTGATTACTCCAAGAATCTTGTCAATGAGGAAGTCATGAGGATGCTGCTGGCCATG GCCAAGTCCAGGGGAGTGGAGGAAGCCAGAGACAAGATGTTCTCTGGAGAGAAGATTAACTTCACTGAG GGCCGTGCCGTCCTCCACATTGCCCTGCGTAACCGCTCCAACACTCCCATTAACGTAGATGGCCAGGATGTCATGCCCGAGGTCAACAGGGTCCTGGACAAGATGAAGGCCTTCTGTCAT aaaGTGCGTAGTGGCGAGTGGAAGGGCTTCAGTGGAAAGGCCATCACTGATGTTGTAAACATTGGGATCGGTGGGTCTGACCTG GGTCCTCTCATGGTGACTGAGGCCCTGAAGCCCTACTCTAAGGGTGGCCCCAACGTGTGGTTCGTGTCCAACATTGACGGTACACACATGGCCAAGACTCTGGCCCAGCTCAATGCTGAAACCACCCTCTTCATCATCGCTTCCAAG ACCTTCACCACCCAAGAGACCATCACCAACGCTGAGTCTGCCAGGGACTGGTTCCTCCAGACAGCCAATGAC CAATCTACTGTTGCCAAGCACTTTGTGGCGCTGTCCACCAATGCA CCCAAAGTGCAGGCGTTTGGTATTGACACAAACAACATGTTTGAATTCTGGGAT TGGGTTGGAGGGCGTTACTCCTTGTGGTCGGCTATTGGACTGTCCATTGCACTGCACAtag GGTTTGAGAACTTTGAGCAGCTTCTGGCTGGTGCTCACTGGATG GACAACCATTTCCGCAGCACCCCCATTGAGCAGAATGTCCCCGTTCTGCTTGCCGTGCTGGGTGTCTGGTACATCAACTTCTTCCAGGCCGAGACCCATGCCATGCTGCCCTACGACCAGTACATGCACCGCTTCGCTGCATACTTCCAGCAG GGCGACATGGAGTCCAACGGGAAGTACATCACTAAAGATGGAGCTCGTGTCAACTACCACACCGGACCCATCGTCTGGGGCGAACCCGGAACCAACGGACAGCATGCCTTCTACCAGCTCATCCACCAAG GCACACGTATGATTCCTGCTGACTTTCTCATTCCTGCCCAGACACAGCACCCCATCAGGGACAGCCTCCACCACAAG ATCCTGATGGCCAACTTCCTGGCCCAGACTGAGGCCCTGATGAAGGGGAAGACTTCAGACGAAGCCAGGAAAGAGCTGGAGGCCACTGGCCTGGGAGGAGCAGAGCTGGAGCAACTGCTGCCACACAAA GTCTTCCAGGGGAATAAGCCCAGCAACTCCATTGTTTTCAAGAAGCTGTCACCCTTCATgctgggagcactggttg CCATGTACGAGCACAAGATCTTTGTGCAAGGAGTCATCTGGAACATCAACAGCTACGACCAGTGGGG AGTTGAGCTGGGCAAACAGCTGGCCAAGGCCATTGAGCCGGAGCTGAGGGACAGTTCCGAGGTCCACACTCACGATTCCTCTACCAACGGGCTCATTAACTTTCTCAAGAAGAACTCAGCCTAA